ATTAAATGGGAAATGGCTCATGTTCTCACACACACCGACACtgacaccgacacacacacacacacacacacacagacacacacacttcacattaACCATgtttatctaaaatgtaaaagaaaaattaCTTTAGGGAACCCGAAAGCTTTTTTCACACTTTTATGAAAAAGGTTTAGTTCCCATGGCCTATCATTTTAGACTAGATATAAATGACCAGAGACAGCTGTgtgctgaggtcaaaggtcacatgaCCAcagagggggtggggggggggggtaaacagATTTAGAGTTTGGGCATCCTGGCAGCATTCAGACGCATTCCAACGCAGGAAGAGCCGGAAGCGTAACGCATCTCTCTCAGCATGCCACTCCATGTCTTTTTGTCTTCTTCATACCTGTGAAAGAAAACAGGTCAGTATATAAACTGACATCCAGTTCTATTCCTGAACCCTTTCTTTGAACTTGACTAATTAATTGAACTCTGTTTGTCTTTTCAGGTCCAGCTCGACACAGCATCAGGATGACTTACTGCCAAATGTCAGTGATCTCAGAGGGCCCGATGTTTTTGTCCTCAAGCTCTACAATAGCAAAGCCACCAATTGCAAAGAGGTTTCCTCCACTGCTCACGAGATTCACCGAGCTGCGCTCCTGAGGGAACTCTGTGAATGTGTCCCACCTAAGAGCaaattatagtaatataatataatatacatatacaatttttACATGCGAAGAGATGACAAAAAAGATGGAAAAGCACAGGAAGACAACATCTATAGTGGAACAGATTCAATATTATCATTTCATATCACAAGCAAACCTGTAACTTGTATAGtatctattttgtttatttgttgttattgttagctAAATCGGAAACTATTAAGAAtcttcattaattgaaataaagctgaaaaaaaaacgtatatgttaaattaaaaaacgtattaaacaaaacaaaattagaaatgttgccttggaatataagtgaaataaaataagttaaagtactgaaattactaaaactaaaagtgaaaaaaataaataaataacctaaagtactaaaattactgaaattgaaaaaaaaaaaatacattaaattaaattaataatgacaaagcatattaaaaatacaaaaaataaataaaaactatatagataaaaacgaaaAAATCGAGAAATCTTACTTGTTTGTTCCAAAATCGTAGGTTTCAGATAAAGCTGTGAGTCCTTCCTCATTCACTCCACCAGTTACAATGATTTTCCCCTTATGAACTACAGCACCAAACATCGCTCTTGGCGTCTTCATAGCAGCCAGTTCTCGCCATTCTGACTGCTTGTGGTTGTACACGAACATTTTATTGATAGCTTTGCTGTGAGAGAGAAaagttattttcagattttttaaatcaaataatttacagttatttgaatatgaaatcaaaactgaccttATGTACATTACATTCGTAAAGCACATTCTTGGAGTTATTGTGAAAAATCCATTGgttcacattatttaaataaaaatattgctttgtaatctttctttaaaaagtaGTAACTTGTGCTTCAGCTCAATCTGACTTTTAAAGGGGCTGTTCTTCATACTAAGGTACTTGtacaatgtataattgtataattttctattattatttgtttatatcaaGAGAAACTTAAGCCACTCCTTTCAAACATCCAGAGCAGTAGGTGCTACACACAAGCAATAATAGTGCACAGTTGGGCAGGTTTCCTTTTCTTTTTACTAATTCTTCTGCTGTTTAGTAACAGTAGTAACTAAGCTGCTCAATGCCAATATGCCATGCTTTTTTAGGactgaagaggaagaggaagtttCATCAAGctattttatttgaaaagatTAATATAACATTAGTTCTATGATAAGAGTCCTTTAAATGTCACACGGTGCAGAGGATTTTTGAGGAACTTTATTGAATCACGGACAGCTGCAAACTACACCATATGTTCCTGAGCACCACTGAtctcagttacacacacacacacacacacacacacacacacacacacacacacacacacacacacacacacacacacacacacacacactctctctcttactTGTCATCTGTCTTTCCTCCAATGCAGTACACCAGGTTGTTATGTGAGACAACTGAATGGCCGTGAATACGCAGAGGAAGTTTCTTGGTCTCGTGCCATTTCATCTTTCTGCAATGACATAAGAATACTATTGAAGCCACGGATCCGAGCCACCAGTCAAGTGTGAAGAGCAGAATCAGCAGTTGGCCAGACAAAGCTTTTGAATTCATACTCAGTGTCGTAACACATGACGGAGTCGAGGGACTCGTTGGTCTGCAGGTCTTTGCCAGCGATGGCGAACAGCAGGTTTTCAGATTCACCAATATTGAACAGGCATCGAGGGCTGGGCATAGGTGGCATTGCCCTCCAATCAGAAGCAATAGTGTCCAGCTGGATAAGAcagaattgttttaaaataacccTAATACTTATACAGTAGGGTACATCTAATTAACATTAAAGTAGATATCCTGAACTAAccacaaacaattatttttaccAAATTAATTCATCTagattcatgtttatttataaatataggcTAATATTGTTTACATATACATAGTTTAAGTTTTACCCTCACAAAATATTACTACATTATCACTCTATTCTTTAAGTAAAGTTGGATATATCTGCATACCTAAAGTTTACTTACTGCTAGATCTCTTATATTGTCTGGACGGTTTAACTATATTATCACCCAGCTTTAATCTGCTAAAatgaataatgtataaatatatattaaaacattattaacatcTCAATATTCTGTAAAACTGCTTTTAAACCATGTggaaagcactatacaaataaaattaactttatatACACAGTTAATTCATATTTCTTTATAATAATTCATGTTAGTTTATACAACTTTAAACAATTATAATGCATTAGTATATGTTGAATATAAAATTGACCTAAACGCTATAAAAAAGTACTGATCATTGATAGTTCATGTTATCAAATTGAaatgtattgtaaagtgtttccaTTACCATTAAAATACGCTCAATTCAGATACTCTAAGATAGGGTTGAAGATAACTTTAACCTGTGAAGTATAGGGAATTGATTAAAGTTTGCagattaaagttattttattttaaagtctcaTGGATTTCTATGCTGATCCTGGTCTAGCAAGTAGACCAGCGTGATCATCTTGGTGAAACCATTTTGGTAAACGTAGTTTAAAAAACCAAGTGTGGTTACCATCACACCAGCATCtagtttttaaagttattttgtaCCTGGTAGAAGTAGCACTGCAGAGGAGACTCCTTACTTTCTTCATCGACAAACAGGCCACCTACGATAAAGAGCTGGTTCTTCTTGGTGCAGAGACTCACATGGTTCTTTGGCACCTGCTCTGCTATGGCAGCCAGAAAACACTCATTCTCGGCCACATCATACGCCACAGCTGCCGTGTCATTGATCATGACGATCAGGTCTCGTCCGTACATCCCTATTCTACGATTATCGTTCAAGTAACCAGGCAGcagctcctcttcctcctctgctcCGGCCTCTCCATTCACCTCTCCTTCCTTCTTTTCTTTGGGTTTCTTCTCGGGGAGTTTTCCTCTGAAGGCATCTTTGATGACTTGGAGCTTCTTCAAGAGTTCTGGATCTGCCTTGATGATGTCATCGGTCTCAACTTTCTCCCTGAAGTACTTCTCCGGGAGAAGGCGGAAGCGGATGCACTCGAACACTTCGCACAGATTCTTGGCGCGCTTGGCCTTGTCGCTGCGCACCCACTTCATCACAGACTCAAACACGATCTCCTCTTTCTCCACATTGAGTGTATCTCCACCAATCAGGGCCAAGAGCTCGTGAGGAGCCAGCTGAAGGAACTCCTCCTCAGCCGCCACAGTTTCAAAGCGGTCAGCGATGAAATCGCGTGCTGCTATGGCAAGCCTGGGAACGCTCAGGACCAGACCGAGCCTGAAGACGGCAAGACAATTAGACAGTGACAGCTTCTTCTGGAGATAGTTCACACATACTGTAAACACTGAGGGAATCTGGAAACGGTTCGCCACTGCAAAGATCTCCTGAACATTGTCGTCCGTCAAATCGATCTCAGCGGAATACAGGTACTGGATGATCATATCCATGATATTGGGATCAACGTCATCCAGAACTACTTCCTTACTTCCTTCCTTCTCCTTGCCGTCCTCAGAGAAGAAGAGCTCTCTGAAGTAAGGACTACAGGCGGCCATTATCAGGCGGTGGCAAGGAAAGCAGCGGTCGCCGATTTTCAAAGTGCAGTCCACAAACTTGTTCTCATTCAGAAGTTCTTTCAGTCCATCCTGAAGCAATGTGCTCTGGAAAAGCCGCAGCTCCTCCTTTATGGCTTTAGGATCCATGCTGGTGGGTTTCAAGATAGGAATTGACAGACTAGAGAAGAAAAAGGGGAGAAGGTGGCTGCAGGTCTGCTCGCCACACCGGCCAGGCTGGAAAAGGACAGAGTGCTGAAAAGATTCCCAGAGTGGAGGGGCTGTTATTTAATCCTGCCGTCCTAAATATAACCCTACCGCTCTTGTCCACCCCCACTGCCTCTGTCATCCCTCAATGCTAGTTGTGAAGAAGGAGATCCCAATGTGATGGCCAGCCTGGATGTCAGCTCTCTCATAAAGATCTGAGGAGACCTGTTAGTCTGCAAGTTTT
This genomic window from Carassius gibelio isolate Cgi1373 ecotype wild population from Czech Republic chromosome A6, carGib1.2-hapl.c, whole genome shotgun sequence contains:
- the LOC128015243 gene encoding kelch-like protein 41b, coding for MDPKAIKEELRLFQSTLLQDGLKELLNENKFVDCTLKIGDRCFPCHRLIMAACSPYFRELFFSEDGKEKEGSKEVVLDDVDPNIMDMIIQYLYSAEIDLTDDNVQEIFAVANRFQIPSVFTVCVNYLQKKLSLSNCLAVFRLGLVLSVPRLAIAARDFIADRFETVAAEEEFLQLAPHELLALIGGDTLNVEKEEIVFESVMKWVRSDKAKRAKNLCEVFECIRFRLLPEKYFREKVETDDIIKADPELLKKLQVIKDAFRGKLPEKKPKEKKEGEVNGEAGAEEEEELLPGYLNDNRRIGMYGRDLIVMINDTAAVAYDVAENECFLAAIAEQVPKNHVSLCTKKNQLFIVGGLFVDEESKESPLQCYFYQLDTIASDWRAMPPMPSPRCLFNIGESENLLFAIAGKDLQTNESLDSVMCYDTEKMKWHETKKLPLRIHGHSVVSHNNLVYCIGGKTDDNKAINKMFVYNHKQSEWRELAAMKTPRAMFGAVVHKGKIIVTGGVNEEGLTALSETYDFGTNKWDTFTEFPQERSSVNLVSSGGNLFAIGGFAIVELEDKNIGPSEITDIWQYEEDKKTWSGMLREMRYASGSSCVGMRLNAARMPKL